A window from Culex pipiens pallens isolate TS chromosome 3, TS_CPP_V2, whole genome shotgun sequence encodes these proteins:
- the LOC120412923 gene encoding cytochrome P450 4d2-like codes for MFFLVLCVGLLTIFAVRYLLEQRRLLRIAGHFSGPKAYPFVGSMLEFAGRDIPGIFQRMVEMHDEYGRDFAVWGTGSELMFVFSSARSVEKVLMAKATQKSDLYTMIEPWLGRGLLISSGEKWFHRRKIITPTFHFKILEGFAEVFNRETGVLVEKLRKHDGKEEFDVYDYVTLLALDSICETSMGVHVNAQQNPNNQYVCDVKRMSELILLRIFSVFSSLKTFYWYLMPKAWEQRRLIKRLHQFTDSVIQKRRKQLQQDKQLGSVEFDLNEADMYSRRKQTFLDLLLNVTVDGKPLSDEDIREEVDTFMFEGHDTTTSGIAFTILQLAKHQHLQQKVYDEIVAILGQEGSKTTPLTYNNLNDFKYLDMVIKESLRLLPPVSFIGRRLLEDTEINGVTIPAGLDVTVPIYIVHRNPDVYPDPERFDPERFAEGSEQQQRRGPYDYIPFSVGSRNCIGQRYAIMELKITIIKLLANYRILPGDKLRDVRFKTDLVLRPAEGIPIKIVTRQ; via the coding sequence ATGTTCTTCCTGGTACTTTGCGTCGGTCTTCTGACCATCTTCGCTGTCCGATACTTGCTGGAGCAGCGCCGGTTGCTCCGGATTGCGGGTCACTTTTCTGGCCCCAAGGCGTACCCGTTCGTGGGCAGCATGCTGGAGTTTGCCGGCCGCGACATTCCTGGGATCTTCCAGCGGATGGTCGAGATGCACGACGAGTACGGGCGGGACTTTGCCGTGTGGGGCACCGGAAGTGAGCTGATGTTTGTGTTCAGCTCGGCTCGGAGCGTGGAGAAGGTGCTGATGGCGAAGGCAACGCAGAAGTCGGATCTGTACACGATGATTGAGCCTTGGTTGGGGAGGGGTTTGTTGATATCTTCCGGGGAGAAGTGGTTCCACAGGAGGAAGATTATTACGCCGACgtttcattttaagattttggagGGATTCGCAGAGGTGTTTAATCGAGAGACGGGAGTTTTGGTGGAGAAGCTGAGGAAGCATGATGGGAAGGAGGAGTTTGATGTGTACGATTATGTTACGTTGCTGGCTTTGGATAGTATATGTGAGACATCGATGGGAGTTCATGTCAATGCCCAGCAGAATCCGAACAACCAGTACGTTTGTGATGTTAAACGAATGAGTGAGCTGATACTGTTGCGAATATTCAGCGTGTTCAGCTCTTTGAAAACGTTCTACTGGTATCTGATGCCGAAAGCTTGGGAGCAGCGCAGGCTGATAAAGAGATTGCATCAGTTTACTGATTCGGTCATTCAGAAGCGACGCAAACAGCTACAGCAAGATAAACAACTTGGTTCGGTGGAGTTTGACCTCAACGAAGCGGATATGTACTCGAGAAGAAAGCAAACCTTCCTGGATCTGTTGCTGAACGTGACCGTCGATGGGAAGCCCCTGTCCGACGAGGACATCCGCGAGGAGGTCGATACGTTCATGTTTGAAGGTCACGACACAACCACCTCGGGTATTGCCTTCACAATCCTGCAACTCGCCAAGCACCAGCATCTCCAGCAGAAGGTCTACGACGAAATAGTAGCAATTCTCGGTCAAGAAGGTTCCAAAACAACCCCACTAACCTACAACAACCTGAACGACTTCAAATATCTAGACATGGTAATCAAAGAATCCCTGCGACTTCTACCCCCGGTATCCTTCATCGGACGTCGTCTGCTTGAAGATACCGAAATCAATGGAGTGACCATCCCCGCCGGCCTGGACGTAACGGTGCCCATCTACATCGTGCACCGAAACCCGGACGTGTATCCCGATCCGGAGCGGTTCGATCCGGAACGATTTGCCGAAGGTTCAGAGCAGCAGCAACGTCGCGGACCGTACGACTACATCCCGTTCAGCGTCGGTTCTCGAAACTGTATCGGACAACGGTACGCCATCATGGAGTTGAAGATAACCATCATCAAGTTGTTGGCCAACTATCGCATTTTACCAGGCGATAAATTACGCGATGTTCGATTCAAGACGGACTTGGTGCTAAGACCAGCAGAAGGAATCCCAATCAAGATTGTGACCAGACAGTGA